One segment of Prionailurus bengalensis isolate Pbe53 chromosome D4, Fcat_Pben_1.1_paternal_pri, whole genome shotgun sequence DNA contains the following:
- the CD4H9orf116 gene encoding UPF0691 protein C9orf116 homolog codes for MSEANPRECAEAAEPPAPEAPAPAPPQRTSDYYRIDGDLPVRFNNPEWFRGYGTKEPVSVYRTSNQAYGSRAPTVHEMPKVFYPNSGKFSRQLAAGGMFQNNTFNVCVEKSVVTGPDNYITSYDRFNFHPSYNVNRPSICD; via the exons ATGTCCGAGGCGAACCCCCGAGAGTGCGCGGAGGCCGCGGAGCCCCCGGCCCCGGAGGCCCCGGCGCCCGCGCCCCCGCAGAGAACCAGCGACTACTACCGCATAGACGGGGATCTGCCGGTCAGGTTCAACAACCCGGAGTGGTTTCGGGGCTACGG GACCAAGGAGCCTGTCTCCGTGTACAGGACCAGTAACCAAGCTTACGGGAGCAGGGCCCCCACCGTGCACGAGATGCCG AAAGTATTTTACCCAAATTCGGGCAAGTTTTCCAGACAACTTGCGGCCGGTGGGATGTTCCAGAACAATACTTTCAACGTCTGCGTGGAGAAGAGCGTTGTGACGGGTCCCGACAACTACATCACCTCCTACGACCGCTTCAACTTCCACCCCAGCTACAACGTCAACAGGCCCTCCATCTGCGATTGA
- the PPP1R26 gene encoding protein phosphatase 1 regulatory subunit 26 → MFLMNAPPVVALQSKWEAFGTPGGFRFPGGFAEPHEGVTRASVSARVQMVISTLQSHEAALGMSNELALQRSQRAERGRDARLAANPAFAACGLAADFAPSREEEAAAFGPLVLDSDSDDSVDRDIEEAIQEYLKAKGGAAQPSGAADGGRRCRPEVPRSSAPTAPCPPKLAPSSGGAPGSRVRAGRDQGSASPASVSSDDSFEQSIQAEIEQFLNEKRQHETPRGDVSVDAKPDPGDNPARPAFRSSKELAVRAHHAPGVTGACREFVFRKPPRLSRVSTRPRGLRSKAAVEPAEAAQNKGTIRRSAGPGRRAKRPKSTAPVPEASGSSSDDGIEEAIQLYQLEKRKEASGDPPQRAPFAEGRGPDPPARGTSHSTKSALPETHRKTPSRKKPVAPKAVDLRPGGPAPDPPSRPPREPRAAEDELAERPPCGAETSAELMCAEAILDISKTILPAPVGGGESPPPASPLSYPLALPARSDGDSSSVDSNDSIEQEIRTFLALKAQSGGWLATAESRPPSTQSPPPSPGPGVPVSKTLGLSLSCRRKRRGGSNAVRPSTPKKTRETVQEGAQAADHGPGNAQPGRAPRTEGETRGQPLSCRPLELGEQHGGPDARGGVWPGHGKAAAVRSTGGKGSSEDKSSSLDSDEDLDTAIKDLLRSRRRLRRRWKDPRAACKRKVRFSTTETQCVDELGGCQKEWKDKSPPLSKSCLSKPRKDSRENQVKTTLSVSCRETERTRADGTGTADAPPVLQSRRKAPEGNSFCGDAEACELQGAGPSPGPPPDDSSSVDSDDSIELEIRRFLAEKAKESGSGSEALGGGPAAPGTRSMPRPELPCQKVSTPALALQPGVCAQSQRGRGGPGGTGRAFLPGGRSGPLAEQACLPAALARRTGTAGALSARGSAAGRRLVCTHRDQSPRGAGGARERALGPPPTHVEAGVRTESPGAASAVTTRGRSPRTRKPGADGLGGPQTGLALPWADFAHQSRLQSAWALSPEGREAVWRGGLGGQRDQGPEGQDPKKGLPFAGFSSLLSTQFLHFGKSVSWGGKQAGVFGPPLSLPLQGPSFSALRDTPAGRSPVSGGSRLLTKKEGGRWPGRKSQAACTLHARRNSGSEDDGLDLRYRRRAVGGEDEAREAVGSDSSELSDTSVEEGGGPAAKGKALQP, encoded by the coding sequence CCCCTCCAGGGAGGAGGAAGCTGCAGCCTTCGGCCCCCTGGTGCTGGATTCGGACAGCGACGATTCCGTGGACCGGGACATCGAAGAAGCCATCCAGGAGTACCTAAAGGCCAAGGGCGGGGCCGCCCAGCCGTCCGGGGCCGCGGACGGGGGGAGGCGGTGCAGACCAGAGGTTCCCCGGAGTAGCGCCCCGACGGCCCCGTGTCCCCCGAAGCTGGCACCCAGCTCAGGGGGCGCCCCTGGCAGCCGCGTGCGAGCCGGCCGGGACCAGGGCTCCGCCTCCCCGGCGAGCGTTAGCAGCGATGACTCCTTCGAGCAGAGCATCCAGGCAGAGATAGAGCAGTTTCTGAACGAGAAGAGACAACACGAGACCCCAAGAGGTGACGTTTCCGTGGACGCGAAACCAGACCCCGGCGATAATCCGGCCAGACCGGCGTTTAGATCCAGCAAAGAGCTGGCGGTCAGGGCACACCATGCACCGGGTGTGACCGGAGCCTGCAGGGAGTTTGTCTTCCGGAAACCCCCCAGGCTGTCGAGGGTGAGCACGCGGCCCCGAGGCCTCAGGTCTAAGGCGGCTGTGGAGCCTGCAGAAGCGGCCCAGAATAAAGGTACCATCAGGAGGAGCGCGGGCCCCGGAAGGAGGGCGAAGCGACCCAAGAGCACGGCCCCGGTGCCCGAGGCGTCCGGCTCCAGCAGTGACGATGGCATCGAGGAGGCCATCCAGCTGTACCagctggagaaaaggaaggaggcgAGCGGAGACCCGCCGCAGAGAGCGCCCTTcgcggaggggagggggcccgACCCTCCCGCACGCGGCACAAGCCACTCCACAAAAAGTGCCTTGCCCGAAACCCACAGGAAAACACCAAGCAGGAAGAAGCCGGTGGCCCCGAAGGCCGTGGACCTCCGCCCAGGTGGCCCTGCCCCTGACCCCCCCTCCAGGCCCCCCAGGGAACCCAGAGCTGCCGAAGACGAGCTTGCCGAACGGCCACCCTGCGGGGCAGAAACATCCGCCGAGCTGATGTGCGCGGAAGCGATCCTGGACATTTCCAAAACGATCCTGCCAGCCCCCGTGGGGGGCGGCGAGAGCCCCCCGCCTGCCAGCCCGCTCTCCTACCCCCTAGCCCTGCCTGCCCGCTCCGACGGGGACAGCAGCTCCGTGGACAGCAATGACAGCATCGAGCAGGAGATCCGGACGTTCCTGGCTCTGAAGGCTCAGTCGGGGGGTTGGCTGGCCACAGCGGAGAGCCGCCCAccgtccacacagagcccaccGCCGTCGCCTGGCCCCGGGGTCCCTGTCTCCAAAACGCTGGGCCTGTCGCTGAGCTGCAGAAGGAAGCGCAGGGGAGGCAGCAACGCTGTGCGGCCGTCCACACCCAAGAAAACGAGAGAGACGGTGCAGGAGGGGGCCCAGGCCGCAGACCACGGCCCCGGGAACGCGCAGCCCGGCCGGGCCCCCAGGACGGAGGGCGAGACCAGGGGCCAGCCCCTCTCCTGCAGGCCGCTGGAGCTGGGCGAGCAGCACGGTGGCCCGGACGCGAGGGGCGGCGTGTGGCCCGGCCACGGGAAGGCGGCCGCGGTGAGGAGCACCGGGGGGAAGGGGAGCTCGGAGGACAAGAGCAGCTCGCTGGACAGCGACGAGGACCTGGACACCGCCATCAAGGACCTGCTTCGGTCCCGGCGCAGGCTCAGGAGGAGGTGGAAGGACCCCAGGGCCGCGTGCAAGAGGAAGGTCAGGTTCAGCACGACCGAGACCCAGTGCGTGGATGAACTCGGGGGCTGCCAGAAGGAATGGAAAGACAAGAGCCCTCCTCTGTCGAAGAGTTGCCTCTCCAAACCCAGAAAAGACAGCAGAGAGAATCAGGTGAAAACAACTTTGAGCGTCTCCTGCAGGGAAACGGAGAGAACGCGGGCAGACGGCACGGGGACCGCGGACGCGCCCCCGGTCCTCCAGTCAAGGAGAAAAGCGCCCGAAGGGAACTCGTTCTGCGGTGACGCAGAAGCCTGCGAACTTCAAGGTGCAGGCCCCAGCCCCGGGCCCCCGCCCGATGACAGCAGCTCCGTGGACAGCGATGACAGCATCGAGCTGGAGATTAGGAGGTTTTTGGCCGAAAAGGCCAAGGAGTCCGGGAGCGGTTCAGAGGCCCTAGGAGGGGGCCCCGCCGCCCCGGGCACACGGAGCATGCCCAGGCCCGAGCTGCCATGCCAGAAGGTGTCCACTCCCGCCCTGGCCCTTCAGCCCGGTGTGTGCGCACAGAGCCAGCGGGGCAGGGGTGGCCCCGGGGGCACGGGGAGGGCCTTCCTTCCAGGCGGGAGGAGCGGCCCCCTGGCGGAGCAGGCCTGCCTCCCTGCGGCCCTGGCCAGGCGCACCGGCACGGCGGGGGCCCTGTCCGCCAGAGGGTCGGCTGCCGGTCGGAGACTCGTTTGCACTCACAGAGATCAGAGCCCGCGAGGGGCCGGGGGTGCCAGAGAGCGTGCTCTTGGCCCGCCGCCCACTCACGTCGAAGCTGGCGTCCGGACGGAAAGCCCCGGTGCGGCCTCTGCTGTGACCACACGGGGCCGGAGCCCGCGGACTCGCAAGCCGGGAGCGGATGGCCTGGGGGGCCCCCAGACCGGCCTCGCCCTCCCGTGGGCCGACTTCGCCCACCAGAGTCGGCTGCAGAGCGCGTGGGCGCTGagcccagagggcagagaggCCGTGTGGAGAGGGGGCCTCGGGGGCCAGAGAGACCAGGGGCCGGAGGGCCAGGACCCCAAGAAAGGCCTGCCCTTTGCGGGCTTCTCCTCACTGCTGTCCACACAGTTCCTCCACTTCGGGAAGAGTGTCTCCTGGGGGGGGAAGCAGGCGGGAGTCTTTGGCCCGCCCCTGAGTCTGCCCCTGCAGGGCCCGTCCTTCTCGGCCCTCAGAGACACGCCGGCTGGCCGCAGCCCCGTGTCCGGAGGCTCGCGCCTGCTCACGAAGAAGGAAGGCGGACGCTGGCCCGGCCGGAAGTCACAGGCTGCGTGCACCCTGCACGCCAGGAGGAACTCGGGCTCCGAGGACGACGGTTTGGACCTGAGGTACAGGCGGAGGGCCGTCGGTGGAGAGGACGAGGCCCGGGAGGCCGTGGGCAGTGACTCGAGCGAGCTCAGCGACACGTCCGTGGAGGAGGGCGGCGGCCCGGCGGCCAAGGGCAAAGCCCTCCAGCCCTGA